The genomic DNA CCACACCTGCCCTCATTACTTACCTTCACTCCCTTCCTGGGTACATGCTCATAGCCCTGCTCAACCTTCTTCCTGGCTTCTAAGTAGAGGCTGTGCCCACCAGGAACAGAAAAATCTCCACGTGAGATGCTCTCCCTTAGAGGCTCTGAAAGCTTCTCCAGCTCAGCCTGGCAGTAACTGAGAGATGCTGCTTCATTCTGTTGTATgaaatcttccttcctttcctctatgGTGGCCTACCATTTGAGTAggggaagacaaaacaaagaagctgTTAGAAGGAAGTTACAACTGTGTTATTCCTGAATGAAGCAATGTGACAGTCCCAGAGTGGACTGGGACAGGAAGAGGAATGTGGAACTTGCTTTAGCCCTGGTCTGGTCGACTGTGAGTGACTGTTGGAAACCTTCTTAATTTCCTTAGCCTCAAGCTCATAAACTCTGAAAGTGAGGAGAATGGGCATGTAATCTGTGTTCTTCTTTGTGGGCTGGAATAAAGAGTGTCTATGCATCAACAATGAATGAAAAGTTCAACCAGGAGGAGACACAGAATCCTTGGAGTATGTGCTTTGTGAGGGTGAAAATATCTACACAGCAAACCCACCTGTCAGTTCTGGGTAGGGTCATTATCAACAGAGTAGTAAGTGTTTTATGGATTCCTTCAAGGATAGTGAGGGGTGTGAAGTTGAAGAATGAAGATTTTAAAACGGACACTTGTAAACTACAATTGAATTGTCTTCTTTGGGATAAATTAATGCAATTTGTCACCTGTAAGATGGTcgaagaaagattaaaagacaAATGTTCAGTGACAGGATCTCTGGTCACTAGAATTAAGAGGAAGCCACTTGAgttcttttccttgatttctttgttCCTTAACATCCCGTAAGTGGTTatcgaccttcctaatgctgacaccctttaatacatttcctcgtGTTGTGATGACCacaaccattaaattattttcattgctacttcataagtataaTTTTCTACTATCAttaatcataatgcaaatatttgatGTGCTGGATATCTGGTATGTGACACCTGTGAATGGGTTGTTTGGACCTCCCTCAAAGAGCTTATGATCTATAGGATAACAACCACTCCACTAAAATGATAGTCATTGTATTATAAACTCTAGCTAACCTTAAGACATACACCTTATTTAATTATACTGGTCCTTGAAAATCAGTATTTTATAATTGATTGTACACAACAGAAACCAGGAGGATGAGAAACAAAGGTAGAATGCATTCTTTCTACTTTGAATATTGGATGAGTTCTTAGAGCCTCTGGGTGAAATCCCATTTGACTCCTTGCTTTTGCTTGGTGCACACTGAGGAGAGACCCACAAGCTGTGTGCTGCCTCTCAGCAGCATGACTCAATAGATGCATATCATTTCAAGTTGCTGTTGAAAATCAACTGCCATATTTTTAACTCCTCAACCACTTTGTTTTCCCCAAGTTCTCTGAAGAACTCTGTtacctataaaaaaaaaacaaacaaaccctgtttTCTTCAATAATAAGAAGGACTCAGTATGAAATCAAAATGCAGGGCCAAAGCCACGTGAAAGAAAGGCAGGCATCTGTAAGGATAAATGCTAATGTATTTTACCACAAGCTTCTCCTGGAATTTCCTCTGGTCATCCTTGAAGGATCTATCCATAAAGACAGCAATGGCTTTCTTCTCACAGACTGCATGTATGTCCAGCAGCTCCTGGAGTGTGTCTGTCGGGAGCCTCACTTGCTGGTCCATCTGTTCACTGTAGTGGTCAGTTGCTTTCTGTAGAGCTATGGAGTTCTCACGCTCAGCCAGTGTGTTTACTGCATTCTCCAAACAAGGCACTGTTCCACTCTTAATGGCATCCAGGTAGGTGTGTGCTAGAATCCCCAGTTCTGGTGAGACGTGACAGTTAGAATTCACATTCCTATTTCATAAAGTTTCATGGTCTGGGTGTTTAAACAAGTCCTTGACTCTTCTAAGCAGCTGCTCTACCTCAGAAACTTCCCTTAAGCAAGATACTCGGGTGATTTGACCCTACCAATGGCCCAAATCCTCCTTTAGTATAAAATAAGGCTGGGATTATTGAATATATATCCAGTTCATCTAAGACTCTTAAAACAAGACTTCTCTCTTCATTAATATATTCATCATCCATTCTTTTTTTTGCTGagtcagaaaattattttaatagttaCAAAACACTTTTTACAGAATCAGTATAAAATAGCAattgattattttataaatataattcataATTGTGACAATTAGACTTGAGGCCTTGAACTGCTGGCTGGGAGACCATCCCTGAGAGCCTGCCCTGTTGACATCTGTCATGCTTAGTTGATGAGATGACCAGGTCTATAAAAATCTCTCTCTACTCATTCTTTGGAGGCTTGAAATGAATTTGGCAGCATTCATTAAACACCTTCCAGCTCCTATCCTTTACCCCTTCTTCAACATTTAGTTCTGACTGCATCCATTTCAACTTTGTCTGTCTTTTCTAAGTTGCTTTAATAATGTTAAGACATTCaggttcttttctctctctcttctcagagACTTTTTACTACTGCTGAGGTTTTGACTACCCAGTTCTTTATAACTCTGTCCCTACTGACATGAGCTGCCATCAAAGACTCATAAAGTTGTTTACAGGTTTGGCTGGCATCAGTCTTCTCATCATCCATTCTTTAAACATTGATTCTGGTTATTGTATGAGCAACACATGATACAATTCAAGTCAAATGGAGTGTGTTACTTGGTTTGAGGAAGCTCAGTGTTGCCCAGTAGGGCCTTAGATTGAAGAATATGCTTTATGCCTattatttccattattatttGCACAAATCTTGCATAGCTACTGAACACTCAAAGTGGGTAcatgatttgaattttaaatttatcttaattaaattacatttaagCTAAATAGACATACATTTGTCTTTTGATGCCAAATTGGATAGTGTAAATATCCAATGCTTATTCTAACATAGAAATATTGATAAAGAATCTCTTCCCTGATCATTATCAATTTTTCCAGCTAGAGATCTTACTTACAAAGACATTAAGTATTATCTGAGACTATCTGGAATTCTGTAAAATTGTTAAAACTTGAGTTAGGTGGATATTAtatttggatatatacccaaaaggTGCACTCTCTAAAGCTATCGAGAAGGACAGGGCAAGAGACTCACGAGCTCCATTAACTTTGATGCCTCCTGGGAGAGCTTTAGCCTTTGAAGAGCCGAAGATGAAGGAACAGAATTCTGCCACCTGCTGCACAAAGTCAGAATCCAACGCATCATCATGCAAGTTCTCAAGTTCAGAAAGCTTCTTCCACTCAGTGGGTGGGTAGAAGACAAAGCATTTCTTCTTAGGGAAGAACTTTCGAATACAGAGTCGGGGAAggttgtaatttttttctacttcactGGTACCTggagaaagtcaagaaaatataACCACATAGCTATCCTGGTGTTGATGTGTCGCTTAAGGATTGATCAGTGGTTTTGGTGCTGTGCATCTCCACACAACCTCAGAGGGAGAGTAAAACATGTTTACTCTCTTCTGTGATCCTGATCACAGAGTGAACCTGTCTCCATTACCAGGGAACATTTACATTGAAATTGATATGTTAAGACAAATACTAAACGGGAATCATTTCTTAGAAACAGCATGAaaattggaaagagaaaagcaaatctAAACAcctgaataaaatgtaaattcatGGAATTCCCCCTCTGTTCTCCAGTCACCAATCTCTGTACCTTGCTTGAGTTTCAGGGAATTCTCCAGGTACTCATCTGCTGTGAGGCTTTGTCCATCAGCTTCAAGTCTTAGGGTCACATCCCTCAGAACCCACACGAAGTCAGGGAAGAATCTCACAAACTCAGATGAGTCTTCCACCTCATCCTCCTGGTCAGTTGAGGCCCTTGCTCTTATCTGATCTGTCAGCTCTGTCACATAGCTGGGTAGCTAAGGAGAATTGGTGAATGACCAGGGTCCCCAGTTGTCTCACCTCCCGTTGGTCTCATCAATCCCCACACATGACTTTGCCCGGTACTGACTCAGTGTGAGCTCATTAGCTGCTATATGAGATCTGCCCTTGCACTGGGATTACTGTCTCCTATCTGTCTACACTGACTCTGCAGCATTCCCAGGCTTTGATGTTCTCCATCACAGAAAGGATACTGCAGCTGGTCCATGGCCTGCTGGTTGATGGGTCCCATGCTGTTGTACACAAAGGTGCTGCTTAGAAGTATAGCCAGGGCAAAGATCCAGCAGTCATTCTGGTTGTCACCCTGGAAGGCAGAACATCCCTTTCTAAATGAAGTGCTCCAAAATGTGCCTCATTTTTAGAGTGAACTAGTGTATTGTACTGTTAGAAAAAGTAAATATAGAGCTATATTCTTGCTAGTAGAACTCAAAGAATGTATTGTTTCTGATTAGTAGTCACTCATTAGAACTGACTCGTACTTTATTACCAGCTTAACAAGTTTTTTAATGCCCATTAGTGGATAATTTTAATAAACAGTCCAGATTGGTGGAGATTCCAAATTCTTAGAGACTCTTATAAGTTTCGCTTCATGTAAGATTTAATTGCCTACCATTAGAGTAATAATACTTAATTTAGAGAAATTATTGCATATTTAAGGCTTTGAATTTAACTCACTTTTCACACAGCAATAGAATCTGTTTCAGGAATATTTATCCTCCTTACCTTCTCTTTGCTATCCACCAACCTTCTTCCAACTGGACCCCTTTATATTGAAGGGGTACATGAGTTGTGTTTCCCACTGCTTAATTAAGCTCATTTTCTATTCTTTGATTGTGATGTTATTTAGCAGTGAATTGTGAGGTTATTTAGCAGTGAGTGACCAACTTACTACTGGATATATTATATTGCTAGTCTAAGTAAATGCACAGTGCTGTAAGTCAGATAAATACCTATTCCACTCATTTTACTCAATAGCAGAGGGTACACATAACTCATATACTTGCTGAAATCACAGAATTTGTAATGGTCAGAACTATTTGTTGCACATAAAGTCTCAGTACTTTAGTACCTCAATTGTTAACCAGCATTCTCTGTGGGGAAACACACACGGAAGCAATTCTACTGAAAGCATCTTTATACATCTGTATTAACTGGATTAGTCTGTTAATGATGACAGCCCTATCCCATGATGCTCATGGTCTCCTAGAATGCTGGATTCTGACTATCTTCTTCCACACTAGTTATCAAACTTCTCACCAGTAGACATAAACAAAAGACACATTGTGGTTAGAAGGAGTTCTAGGTACTCTAGAGACCATCAAGAGTTAAGGAGCTTAATCCAAAATGCCCTCCTCCTTCCTTACCTTCTCCACATCTCCCAGGCCTTCTGTGTCAAGCAGAATTAGGGTGTTGTCTGGCTTCTGGGGATGAGGGATGCACCACATCCAGATCCCGTTGGTGTGAGACTGTATTGTAGAGCCCAGAGAGAATCCTGCAAAGGGCAGAGTAGGGACAAGGGTAAAAATCCTAGCAGGTTCTTCTGGAAGTAGAAACACGTTAATGTAAATCAAGGTAAAAGAAATTGTGTCATCATGGCAAGAATTGGTGTACACAagtgaagttttaaaaacataagaacaaaaataacaattactaaaaataaagaaaagcaaagaaaaagagaaaagaaatgttcCATTTGCTTTGgaagtttgtctatcttctcCATGGTCAGTGATTGTTCACTGTTGATGCATGAATATCTTACTTTGTGACTTTGAAATGTATATATAGCAATATTATCTATTCTGTACTGATTTGCTCtacaaagcagaaagaacaatcaacttttaaaataggGAATTAAGATAAGCCAAGTAAACAGTGTCAGGCTCTTCTTTTTCTGATTATAATAAAGAGAAGTACACAAAAGTGATTCGGATTTTTAGATATATCCAGCACATAAAGCCCTTTAAAGTAAATTATTCTTAAAtagaatttctctctcttttttattaggGATTAAAAATTACCTTTCAGTATTCATCcttgttttgaaatttctattCTAATACTACAATATAACAGTGTGAAAGGACTCAGGGGACCCAGCACAGCTGCGTTGGTGGCACTCACCAGTTTTCTTCCCAGCCAGCTTGTTCATCAGGTAGGATTTGCCAGTGCGGTAGAGACCCACGATGGCCACAACCACCACTGGTTGTGTGATCTCTGACAGGATCTCTAGGGCCTTCTGATTAGGTATCAGTTGTCCTTTCACATTCTCGATGAGACACACAGGGACTTTCGATGCCATGTTCATTGGGGTTCCTTGACTGCAAAAGGAAAGATGGGGTTAATGAGAATTCCAGGCTTTCAGTTGAGAGAGTACCTCTACCAGTCAGACTGCCTTCAGAACACTCTGAGACTTGCCAAGCCACAAGCTGTGCACCAGAGAGAGAAATGTGATGAATGCTTGtgtaattttatgatgtcatAGGGTACTTCAAAagctaaatatttttatgaaaatgttttgtCTGCAGTAAAGAATTCTGATGACAAAACATATTCAGATAACTTAgggtaaaaaaaaattgagatttcTCACTGAACAGTTTACAACAGTCATtaaggagaaaggagaatatcTCTTAGTGAAATTATTATCTACCATCTATCAATGTatcatttatatatgcatatgtaagtTATATATGTGTGGTTGTGTATTCATTgaactaaaatttatttatttttaattctatgcatataggtgttttgtcttcatgtttaACTATAATACCACTTGGGTGCCTGATGGCAGCTGACAGCAGAATAAGGTgtctaatcctctggaactggagtttcagatggttttAAACCTCCATGTAGGTGCAGGGAATCAAACCGAGGTCCTCTGGGAGATCAAcaaatgcccttaaccactgagtcatctcaagCCCTTacaatttagttttatttgtcaTTATATGGACTAAGGATAGATACATGATTGCTGACTTCAATGCACTATTTAGCTTCATTGTGAGAAAATTAACTCATGAACAGTATTCTGTTTATGGTCATTGTACATCCTGCTATTAATTCTTTAATATACTCTTTTATATTGCTTGACCAATAATTCTTTAACTTATATTAAATCCATTGAGTATGAGTGAATGTGTGGGGAGACACATTCAGGTGTATGAGTTAACTTCTTCCTTGACTTCATGTGGATTCTGAGGGATGTTGCCCTAAGGGACAAACAGATGGACAAAACCTCAAAGTGGATGAGTACCTGCAGCTGAATCTCAGTCTAGGTATAGAGACTGTCATTAGAGAACAgagggatttgaacttgggtcctcatgcttatgcagtaagcactttaccacctgagccatctcccaaaccATGTATTTTCTATGTTTGAATTCTATGTTAGTTAAGATGCCTGGCCCTTTGCTCTGCCCTGCACATTAGCGCAGTGTGCATCTTTGCCCTGCAACAGAATTCTTATGGCCAACATTCTtttccatatatatttatatactgaGATGTTCTTCTCTTTGTGTTGAGCTTATCACTTCATCCACATTCCTGTTTGTCTAGATTAATTCTTCTTTATTTATAGAACACTGGCATACACCTGTGATACAAACAGTTGGGAGGTAACATCCTGAAGGCCAGGTGTTCCATAggaacaggagaccacttcctaaataaaacaccagtagcacagacactgagagcaacaattaataaatgggtcctccttgaactgagaagattctgtaaagcaaagaatatgGTCAGTAAggcaaaatggctccctacagaatggaaaagttCTTTACAAaacccacatttgacagagggcaaATCTCCatgatatacaaagaactcaagaaactaggcagcaaactaccaaataatccaattttaaaacgTGGTAtacatctaaacagagaattctctacagaataatctcaaatggcagaatgACACTTAAGGAAATAATCAACATCAAAACATCTGagattccttttcttcccttctcattctcatagctccctcccccctcatgcagaggtcatgaggaagcagaaaacttgagtcaggtgtagattagaagaaaggacatatgataggcaggattttagttggggagtggttagggaggaagtgaaggacaaaagaactgggattgtcatgtaattcaatcttgtttgtaattcaaatatataaaaaataaaaatgtgaaaaaaccctctgagattccatcttacacagatcagaatggctaagaccaaaacaccaatgacagcttatgttggagaggattttgagaaaggagaacactcttctattgctggtgggagtgcaaacttatacagtcagtatggaaatcagtattgcaatttctcagaaatttaGGGATCAACATACCTCAAGACCATGCAATACCATTGaagggcatatacccaaaggaggcacattcaaaCCAGAAGGAcagttgctcaactatgttcatagcaacattaatCGTAATATCCAGAtcttgaaaacaacctagatgtcccttaactgaagaatggataaagaaaatgtggtatatttacaaaatggagtactactaagtggTAAGAAATAATGACtacctaaaattcacaggcaaatggatagaactagaaaaaaattgtcGCAAGTGAGGAAACCTgaaactagaaagacaaatatagcatgtactcactcataagtggataccagacataaagcaaaagatacccagcctataattctcaacctcagagaagcttgaaccctcttccagaaacagattgaagcagatgcagaaatccacattGAAGTGAGCGGcaagcaataatatgaacaaagtactcaagaccatgatggggaaacccacagaatcagctgacccaaggtAGTGATaggtcactgactcaggtctgacaaataaggaacctgcataagactaaCTACACtcctttaatataggtgacagtgatgtgactggaacaatatatgaggccactgacagtacaagatctaacactaatgaacaaactgacttagtgaagcctattctatatggagaaataccttgctcagcctagacacaccatgtggggggtggagaggtggcttgatcctgcctcaaggagatgatgggacagacttagtagacttccgaggaaaggctttattctctccaaggagcagatgggaggtgggggagcaggaggagggtagggagggggacctgggataggaaagtaaaaaaataaattaataaaaaaattaaagaaaaaaatcaggtgtttaagACCATCATTGATGATATAACAGATTGAAGCTAACCTGGTATATTTGGCTTAAAAAAAACCCTGTAACTCTTAAAAGTCCCAATACTGTTGTCTCTGAACCTTTTGGTATTATTTCTTCAGCTACAACTAGTTTCTGTAGACACCTGCTTTAATGTTCAGCAGGTTCTAGCTGAGTCCTGCCATTCTGGAATTTTCACTTTCTCTTTGTGTGCACAGCTGTATTCTCCCTGGTGCTCCATACAGCGTTCTACTCTCTTCTGTCTCAGTAGATTTTCAAGTTCATCTTCTAAAATCAGAGTCCACATCATGAAGAGTTTTCCCCCAGAGTCAGTGTTTAGAATCTGTAAGTCAGCAGGGCAGAGCAATCACAAAGATCCTCGGTAGGAATTAATCAGACTGATTTGGTGatttcaatgatgaactgtgatatggaagtgtaagctgaataaaccctatCCTCCCCAATTTACTTTGGTGATGGTATTTTATCACCACAAAAGTAACCCCAAGATACTATCCTAATCCAAAATATTTTGGAGGCTTGCTGTTCCCTTCTTAGTTTAAGTGGAAGATACAACAATAAGCTGAGTGCTCAGAGGGACTAAGAAGTTTTATGAGTGTTGCCTTAGTTGGTTTATAGCATGTGATCATCTTAATCAAGTTGATGATGGAGCTACATGTCAAGTACTCTTTTGTTACCTTAGTAAATATGGTTGCTTTACTAGTATATTGTTTATCCAAACATGTGACTTACCTtggtctctctcttctcttcctctcacacTCTCCTCATTACCAAACTTCTGGCATGGTCTGGTTCAGCCTCCTACACTGAATGTATACTACTTCCTCTCCCTGCtatggactcttccagatgcctctagcTGTTCTGTCTGTCATATCTACAATCAAACCTCCCTCTAAACCATACCTTGGAATATGGTTGGAGCCAGAGGTAAGAGTGAGGTGGATGCCAGCAGAGACTTTGGTATGCTAACTGGTACCACAGTTACCCTTTTGTCCCAGTTTCTTTTGGACCTGACACCTGaaacctctctcctctctctagatttcactttctttttctcactcaAGGGCCTGTTTACCCTGCATCTAACTTATTAATAAGCAGTCATGTGGTTGCTTCCATTCTGAAAAGGTCACCACCTAAGACTGAGGAGAGTCACACAGTTGctattttaaaacatctgtttTCCTAACAAGAATAGAATCCAAGCTACATATACTGTAGATCTAATCTAAGCTTTTGTAGACTTATTTTTCCAAATAAGAGTTGAATCCAAGTTACTTACATAGCAACACCATAGTAAATTAAGATTAATTATACATAGGTTTTAAAACCGTCAGCCTTTTGTTACAAGTTTTAAGTTAACTTTTGGTTATGaattttacagatttttaaaacataccCAATGAACTTACAAATCCTAAGGTAAAGAGCTTATGCAATAGTCTTAAAAAGATTTCTTCAGAGCAAAAAGTTTGGAAGCCCAGGAACTGGAGAAGTTTAGAGGAGGAGATAAGGGTAAGAAAGCTGAGAGAGACACAGGTACTGAgtgagatggaggccagcagACACTTTGGTATGCTAGCTGTCACCACAGTTAGCCATCTGTCCCAGATTCTTTTGGACCTGACACTTCCTATCTCTGGGTTTCACTTTCCTTTTCTCACTCAAGGGCCTGTTTACACTGAATCTGAGTTACTATTTTTATCTTctccttaaaatatatattcatgttcCTTTCAGTTTCTTACCTGCAGTTTGACTGAACTCAGCAAATTCCTTCAATGACTAGGACAATGAAATCCATGTCccttaaaacactgaaaaatctAAGAAAAGACAATCCTGAGACATTTTGACCTTTAGTTTAGCCAAACATCTATCAGGGAGCCTTGGACACAGacccagcctctggggacataTTGCTGCCAGGTAATGCTGCTGATGCTCTGAACTCCTGTTTCAGCTTAGACTCTACTGGTTTCTGTCACTCTTTAAATGAATAAGCTGAGCCTGTGACTCACTGCACGGATCTCGTCATCCTCACTCCCTCTCAAAATGCAGGTCTCTttggagtgggagagagagtTGTTTTGGTGGGAAAGTAGatttacttactatttatttcatattttttaaaataaataaatatttatttattcattgtccAGACTGAGTATCTCTTTTTCCTAAGGAAAAACAATCACACTGGAAAAGATTAATTTGATTACTTATAGTAAAATATGAGACCCATAATCATATAAACTCTcacatctgaaaacacagaagcCCAGACATCACACAGTGAGAGGAATAGCTAACTACagtcttcaaaaagaaaagaatcagaagTCAAAACAGGATTAAGTTTTCACTCATTGATTTAGGAGTACAGTTTGCTTGGTGCTTAGTTCATGGACTTCTTCTGACTCTAGTACCCAATATTAGCAAGAAGGAGAGAA from Cricetulus griseus strain 17A/GY chromosome 1 unlocalized genomic scaffold, alternate assembly CriGri-PICRH-1.0 chr1_0, whole genome shotgun sequence includes the following:
- the LOC100762978 gene encoding guanylate-binding protein 4-like, which codes for MNMASKVPVCLIENVKGQLIPNQKALEILSEITQPVVVVAIVGLYRTGKSYLMNKLAGKKTGFSLGSTIQSHTNGIWMWCIPHPQKPDNTLILLDTEGLGDVEKGDNQNDCWIFALAILLSSTFVYNSMGPINQQAMDQLHYVTELTDQIRARASTDQEDEVEDSSEFVRFFPDFVWVLRDVTLRLEADGQSLTADEYLENSLKLKQGTSEVEKNYNLPRLCIRKFFPKKKCFVFYPPTEWKKLSELENLHDDALDSDFVQQVAEFCSFIFGSSKAKALPGGIKVNGAQLGILAHTYLDAIKSGTVPCLENAVNTLAERENSIALQKATDHYSEQMDQQVRLPTDTLQELLDIHAVCEKKAIAVFMDRSFKDDQRKFQEKLVATIEERKEDFIQQNEAASLSYCQAELEKLSEPLRESISRGDFSVPGGHSLYLEARKKVEQGYEHVPRKGVKASEVFRDFLKSLITTEDCILQSDKALTDGQKAMAAEQSKKEAAEKELELMRQHQMEQEEAREAHMRTISENMVQLQRKMEMERDNLLEEQERMLDHKLKEIEKLFQEGAGKEVNHLKVEINLLLGQTDAIKQNSFDGILSMLREILVNVSTSQINRFLKYW